The genomic segment GCCAGCCTCGAAGCTTTGCTCGCTGTAGCCATGCTGCTGCAGCAGTTCAAGCGGCAAATAGCGGCGGCCCAGGCCTTGATCCTCGCCGACATCGCGCACGATGTTGACGATTTGCATCGCCTTGCCCAAATAAATGCCAGCCTCTACAATTTGCTCGTCAGGATGGTTGTGCAGGACGGGCAGCAGCATTTCGCCAACCGTACCCGCCACCAAGTAGCAGTATTCCTCAAGCTGCTCCATCGTCTCGTAATGCGTCAGCACCAGATCGCGGCGCTGTCCTTCCATTTGGCGGAAAAACGGCTGCTTGCTGACCGAAAAATGATGAAACAGCCAGCGCAGCGCCGGCCATATGAAATGCCCGTCCGCCTGCTCCAAATGGGTAAACTGCTCCTCCAGCTCGTCTATCGTGTACGGAGACTGCTCCGGCTCATCGACTGCGTTGTCTATCATCCGGCAAAAGGCATAAAT from the Paenibacillus sp. BIHB 4019 genome contains:
- a CDS encoding phytoene/squalene synthase family protein, with translation MEAAFSLNQCEAMIRKGSSSFYKAFGFLPSPRKEAVYVIYAFCRMIDNAVDEPEQSPYTIDELEEQFTHLEQADGHFIWPALRWLFHHFSVSKQPFFRQMEGQRRDLVLTHYETMEQLEEYCYLVAGTVGEMLLPVLHNHPDEQIVEAGIYLGKAMQIVNIVRDVGEDQGLGRRYLPLELLQQHGYSEQSFEAGVIDDHFRSLIHALERQAKDWFLKGLANISSYPPASAFAVELAAGFYGAILDQVIANRYEVFAKRAVVGPLAKLKIYKSIKEKYMADVVLESGAVSL